A genomic segment from Malus domestica chromosome 05, GDT2T_hap1 encodes:
- the LOC103435832 gene encoding uncharacterized protein, whose product MDLSSWFRRKLLKNSEKTSNPDPSEQTLLPQQNEREEEQLGVTEQLVDLVKSFTLDTFRNFPLPDDEGAEEDEDLSEWQERHATIVLSRVKELSHLRYKLCPRYLKERQFWRVYFVLVKKQVAEYELRAIQQARIKEMAVENEKSTNTSACEVEMSEAKQGAKLAPPTP is encoded by the exons ATGGATTTATCTTCGTGGTTCCGACGCAAACTCTTGAAGAATAGTGAAAAGACCAGTAACCCAGATCCCTCAGAGCAAACCCTCCTTCCCCAGCAAAACGAAAGGGAAGAAGAGCAGCTGGGAGTCACGGAGCAGTTGGTCGATCTTGTCAAGTCCTTCACTTTGGACACTTTCAGGAATTTCCCACTTCCAG ACGATGAGGGagctgaagaagatgaagatctgTCTGAATGGCAGGAAAGGCATGCCACCATTGTGCTCTCAAGAGTGAAG GAACTTTCACATTTGAGATATAAGCTATGCCCCCGCTACTTGAAGGAACGTCAATTTTGGAGAGTGTACTTTGTGCTTGTCAAGAAACAAGTGGCGGA ATATGAGCTGCGTGCCATACAACAAGCGAGGATCAAAGAAATGGCAGTGGAGAATGAAAAGTCTACAAATACCAGTGCATGTGAAGTCGAAATGTCAGAAGCAAAGCAGGGAGCAAAATTAGCGCCTCCAACGCCATAG